A genome region from Chiroxiphia lanceolata isolate bChiLan1 chromosome 5, bChiLan1.pri, whole genome shotgun sequence includes the following:
- the PPP1R3A gene encoding protein phosphatase 1 regulatory subunit 3A, whose product MESFEEPSQVNRANLLQVPTVNDFASEDEDVKIDIELRYSPRPRRRNSASSEEEEAYTPTNISRKVSFADAFGFDLVSVKEFNIWEFPNTGQDNDIEDEVFPQDEYFFSQLFTLPPSQEELLQKVREQKVTLESILLLPGITCMNGIIRVLNISFEKQVYVRTTLNNWLSYYDILAEFMPNSCGNETDQFCFKISLVPPYQKDGVKVEFCIRYETSVGTFWANNDDKNYTLICHKKKTASKVDNKPQKEVKDRCLKGCLKTTQNRKEEILATSDDDTWNNSKTSDTNIPEIVYSQAEDKDTERTNKNIKEKNAEYKQGDHKDDEKELELLLNQHFTEARGTSSRDERSLYTTEPVNFPSETERLVKKLTCIERSSDLHPVPISSSSENTSQVIGGELKDKFKYSVTDYISQLPGKEVTSGSVNGGERSLEHTVTSESLLSTKDFPVTKQNEAIGITATVSSRQGESHTDVSKGEIDSASGSKTMERVFISEDAPAISKGACEMRPETIAPEHDESMQLNACIARTLDGNANPAPEHQAPQMSHHTLDLLSDADKYEGKVKMIESKVQVHLREDLYAGTFAYADVSIDSTQRRYTQKKGIGEMSGKNSNTDAGKEKKVIEIADLALIGEEEISKPFKSHRKHNAKALNITPPPAENNKQTPRATWGNERQVEDTQENRGFMRLKDRDKPDNINKGRLTGRESEANSTEQRWQEMGSKVHWGARGSTEPQSTASTKELFTCQEAESCEKSSVSEQDITEEAEAGTAYIIKTTPESAPEKMSASEKAVIAKLPQETALSDRPTEEKETAFDTHEGRNDGSHYALCQLNTVGVLYDTEFEKESVLGIYNACVHETLQGEMKSLCNSREKCAKVQPDIGNILPVGEAVKVSDTGKKEDLQQTLYSEVSKCPLSTQKHLYSEEAEELYREESHVGMLSHLYAKAETKMPPSGTNTIPSHHLKSSSVAYSEGSTAAGGMEHLYRHFEFEVFDKVAAESGYNLNLPNEIKCINKNFPPNVETAEVPSTSDTVISREGRGRNIGQCFHQAELQQEKLWRPEILISKSTQEGGGPDSQSDHLLTDRKMLNSLDDSQKESQHISDSADISNQKSEALKLPNESPGLKHIAFKIFCFFFFLLFSATLYHYDLMVCLAVYLFSLFWLYHEGGRNKESIKKK is encoded by the exons ATGGAGTCTTTTGAAGAACCTAGTCAGGTTAACAGGGCTAACTTATTACAAGTCCCGACTGTAAATGATTTCGCTTCAGAGGATGAAGATGTTAAAATTGACATTGAACTTCGTTACTCGCCACGTCCCCGAAGGCGGAATTCTGCATCttcagaggaagaggaggcatATACTCCCACCAACATCTCAAGAAAAGTTTCATTTGCTGATGCATTTGGCTTTGATCTTGTGTCTGTTAAAGAGTTCAATATCTGGGAATTTCCAAATACGGGACAAGACAATGATATAGAAGATGAAGTTTTTCCTCaggatgaatattttttctctcagctATTTACATTACCTCCTTCTCAAGAAGAACTTCTGCAAAAAGTACGAGAGCAAAAAGTAACGCTGGAGTCAattctgctcctgcctgggatTACCTGTATGAATGGCATTATACGAGTCCTCAATATATCCTTTGAAAAACAGGTGTATGTTCGAACGACACTGAATAACTGGCTCAGTTATTATGATATTCTTGCAGAGTTCATGCCTAATTCTTGTGGTAATGAAACAGATCAGTTCTGCTTTAAGATTTCTTTGGTACCTCCTTACCAGAAAGATGGAGTTAAGGTGGAGTTCTGTATACGGTACGAGACATCGGTTGGTACCTTTTGGGCAAACAATGATGACAAAAATTACACGCTGATTtgtcacaagaaaaaaactgcaTCCAAGGTCGATAATAAACCCCAGAAAGAGGTTAAAGATAGATGTCTTAAAGGCTGCTTAAAGACAACACAAAACAG aaaggaagaaatattggCAACGTCTGATGATGACACATGGAATAACTCAAAGACTTCAG ACACAAACATCCCAGAGATTGTTTATTCACAAGCAGAAGACAAGGACACCGAACgaactaataaaaatataaaagagaaaaatgcagaatacaAGCAGGGTGAtcacaaagatgatgaaaaagaaTTAGAGTTGCTG TTAAATCAGCACTTCACAGAAGCTAGAGGTACCTCTTCCAGAGATGAAAGGAGTTTATACACCACAGAACCAGTTAATTTTCCAAGTGAAACTGAAAGATTGGTGAAAAAGCTAACCTGTATAGAAAGAAGCAGTGACTTACACCCTGTGCCTATCAGTTCCTCATCTGAAAACACTTCACAAGTGATAGGAGGAgaattaaaagataaatttaagTATTCTGTAACAGATTATATTAGTCAGCTACCAGGGAAGGAAGTCACTTCTGGCTCAGTAAATGGTGGTGAGCGGTCTTTGGAACATACTGTTACCAGTGAGAGCCTTTTATCCACAAAAGATTTTCCTGTGACAAAACAGAATGAGGCTATTGGTATTACGGCCACTGTCTCAAGCCGACAAGGAGAGAGCCACACAGATGTTTCAAAAGGTGAAATAGATAGTGCCTCGGGAAGTAAGACGATGGAGAGGGTATTCATCAGTGAGGATGCTCCTGCTATCTCAAAAGGGGCTTGTGAAATGAGACCAGAAACCATCGCTCCGGAGCATGATGAATCCATGCAATTAAATGCATGCATAGCAAGGACGCTGGATGGCAATGCTAATCCAGCTCCAGAGCACCAAGCACCACAAATGTCTCACCACACTCTGGATTTGTTATCAGACGCTGATAAATATGAAGGAAAAGTCAAGATGATTGAAAGCAAAGTTCAGGTACATTTAAGAGAAGATTTATATGCTGGCACTTTTGCATATGCTGATGTCTCAATAGATTCCACACAAAGACGATATAcgcaaaaaaaaggaattggtGAAATGTCGGGAAAAAACTCTAACACTgatgcagggaaggagaagaaagtcATCGAAATAGCAGACTTGGCATTAATCGGTGAGGAGGAAATTTCCAAGCCTTTCAAGTCACATAGGAAACACAATGCCAAAGCCCTGAACATAACACCTCCGCCAGCTGAGAACAACAAGCAGACACCCAGGGCCACATGGGGGAATGAAAGGCAAGTTGAGGACactcaggaaaacagaggaTTCATGAGGTTAAAAGACAGAGATAAGCCAGACAACATAAATAAAGGGAGACTGACTGGAAGGGAAAGTGAAGCAAACTCCACCGAGCAGAGGTGGCAAGAAATGGGGAGCAAGGTTCATTGGGGAGCAAGAGGGAGCACGGAACCTCAGAGTACAGCTTCCACAAAGGAGTTGTTTACCTGCCAGGAGGCAGAGAGTTGTGAAAAGtcttctgtctctgagcaggaTATTAcagaggaagcagaggcagGTACGGCTTATATAATTAAAACAACACCAGAAAGTGCTCCAGAAAAAATGTCTGCCAGCGAAAAAGCAGTAATTGCTAAGCTACCTCAAGAGACTGCACTAAGTGACAGGCccacagaggaaaaggaaacagcGTTTGATACACATGAAGGGAGAAATGATGGTTCACATTATGCTCTTTGTCAACTCAACACAGTGGGTGTATTATATGACACTGAATTTGAAAAGGAATCAGTTTTAGGTATTTATAATGCATGCGTTCATGAAACACTGCAAGGAGAAATGAAGTCTCTATGCAATAGCAGGGAAAAATGTGCCAAAGTACAACCAGACATAGGCAATATTCTACCTGTAGGAGAAGCAGTAAAGGTTTctgatacaggaaaaaaagaagatttgcAGCAGACATTATATTCAGAAGTATCTAAATGTCCCCTGAGCACCCAGAAGCATCTATACAGTGAGGAAGCAGAAGAGCTCTATAGGGAAGAAAGTCATGTTGGTATGCTTTCCCATTTATATGctaaagctgaaacaaaaatgcCACCTTCTGGTACAAACACTATTCCTAGTCACCATCTTAAAAGCTCTTCAGTAGCATATTCTGAAGGGtccactgcagcaggaggtATGGAACACCTGTATAGACACTTTGAATTTGAAGTCTTTGACAAGGTTGCTGCTGAGTCAGGGTACAATTTAAATCTACCAAATGAAATTAAGTGTATTAATAAAAACTTCCCTCCCAACGTTGAAACAGCAGAAGTACCTTCCACTTCAGACACGGTAATTTctagagaaggaagaggaagaaatataGGTCAGTGTTTCCATCAAGCAGAGCTCCAACAAGAGAAGTTATGGAGGCCAGAAATTTTAATTAGTAAGTCTACCCAAGAAGGTGGAGGACCAGACTCTCAATCTGACCATTTATTAACTGACAGGAAAATGCTAAACAGTCTTGATGACTCACAGAAAGAAAGCCAGCACATTTCTGATTCTGCAGATATTTCTAACCAGAAGAGTGAAGCACTTAAGTTGCCTAATGAGTCTCCGGGTTTAAAACATATTGccttcaaaatattctgtttcttcttctttcttctattttctgcaACACTCTACCACTATGATTTGATGGTCTGCCTTGCAGTCTACCTGTTCTCCTTGTTTTGGCTATACcatgaaggaggaagaaacaaGGAGTCTatcaagaagaaataa